tcacaccaccaacccccccccccccccccaaaaaatgttttttcttgaaaagaagttttgaattttttttatttttattttggtttcTTACTTCCCCCATCCACTACAAAATGaagttttgaattatttttttcttacttcccccacacacaaaaaatattttttttgaaaaaaaagtattagaaagtttttatttttggttttttgcccccccccccccccctctttactTCTACATTTCATTTTATTACTCAATTATAGTAAGCAcgtgaaattgtactctaagcagggactaacatgtaTACATTTCAAAAGCTTAACATTAATTATACCTCTTGTGTacttactttttaagtccccacgtaTCCGCGGTGTCCTTTCATTTCCGTCATTTGGCATATAgtccctctatctcaatttaagtgtctaagtttgactagacacgaagtttaagaaataaagatagacttttgaatcttgtggtactaaattaaaaatgtgtataatataataaaatatcctttgaatcttgtgattacaaacttgacatgtaggatatttgaattatcaacttactaaatataaaaagaggcggacataaccaaaataagataaattttaacaacaattgagaaattaaggggaaaaataagaggaaaataaacaaaatatggagactcactaaggagaatcgcggtatcctttgcaaaatatacaaatcataaaAACTAACTAAAGTGAGTAATGCCTTTCTTCTTCACTATTCTGGTGGTCTCTCAGCCTTTATTCTACTTCTCCTGTCTTCACTCGCTCGATTTGATTTTTCTCCGGGCTGCTCGGTGGTTCATATAGTTGGTACTCTGAATTTGagattttcttttaattattCCTGTTTAAATTAGAGTTTGACTATTAATTTTGGTGAGTTTATTCTACGAATTTCTTTGTTAATTAGATCTAACGCAATGTCTCAATTgttctttcattttcttcatttgacatatgctccctctgtctcaatttaagtgtctaagtttgactggacacggagtttaagaaataaagatagacttttgaatcttgtggttctaaattaaaaatgtgtatgatataataaaacatcatttgaattttgtgattataaacttgacatgtaagaTATTTGAAGTGTtaacttattaaatataaaaagaggcttaaccaaaataagataaattttaacaacaattgagaaattaaggaggaaaataagaagaaaagaaacaaaatatggagactcactaaagAAAATCGCgatatcctttgcaaaatatacaaatcataaagactaactaaagtaagtaaccaaattaatcatgttgggctcCGTAGATCGtacgggcatagtttgctagtttaCCCCTAAATGATTAGAAATATATAACTGTCTTCCATCTAATTTTCTCTCTTAGAAGTGTTCTTAGATGTTAGTAAGTAGTTAAAGTGCACATGTCTGATGCGAGGATCACTATTTACGGTATAACTGAAGttcataatttattttttaagtgTAGTCGCTTCAAAATCAACTTTAGACTCACAAATTTGAAGGtttaaggggtcatttggtacaTGGTATAAGGTGGATATCCCAGCAAAAAATTTGGTATTAATTTTGTACCATATTTAATAGAAGGTATAAATCTATCCAAACAGATTATAAAATAAAGCACTGGGATAAATTCATACCTTCTACCATTAACCTTAAGTTTATTTTATCTCATCTCCCACGGATTATAATCTCGATATAATTTAGTCCGCGTATCAAACGACCCTAAAAGTACTGGACAAGAAACGAACAACCATAAAGTTATCCCATTTTGAATAGTTCAAGAATTTCCCTTGTGTTAATTGTATATTTTTATTCTACTTGGAGCAACTTAAAGTTATTCCATATTAATTTTTTCCAATTGCCTTTTCTCACTTTGTTAATAAATGCGAAAAATATCAAAAGATAAACAATAGTATGAATTACACCATAATGAAAAGTCAACTCGAAATTAAATAAACTTTTGTTAGCGTTTGAACATGAATTGagttatatttaaaaaaaaattaatatatttaaaattaatttgaaaaaagtatttggaagttgaaatggtATTTGAACATACTCGAAAAAAATATTGAAATCTTGGGAGGgagtttttcttttttacttgaaAAACTTCTTTTACAGatttttgaaaggaaaaaaaaaaaaaaaattagaaaggCAAAAAGTCATGTCCAAAGGAGCCCTTATTGGTTTCCCCTTGTCCTCTTTGTTTTTGTTTCTCACTCTCCCTGCTCATCTATCCATTTATTCCATGGGTTTACTGGGCTTTAGGTCTCACTTGAAGCAAAATAAGCGGTGGTACGCTGGACTTTGTTTTATAGCGGCCACCCTCGTCGTAGCTCCTAAATCACACTCACTATAATTTCATGAGTAGGTGATGATGATAATATGGTTGTGCATAAATGTACTTCACTTGTCCACTTTCTCGCTAGCAATTCTTCCTCTATTGGTAATGCTCTTTTCACAATACAATCCCTTTTTTAGTAAATTTTCATAGAATCATTTCATTCTCTCACTGCAACGTTTTAAGGGTAGGGTCTATAAGAATACTCTCCCAATTTATGTCATACTTTTCGCTTTCATCAACATTTTAACATCTacttttttcaccaaattgatatgataCCTATACTACTTTTCATCTAGTTTATAGTCTTAAAATACTTGAGTTAATGTACTCCGATTTAGCTTTAAAGTTTAGTTaatgactctcgaaaagcgaaaaggtatcatataaattgagacgaagggagtattgAATAGGGTGTATTGGGGAGTATTGATTAGTAATAATGAAATCAGTTATATTGGCATTATTGCTTATTGACtgttggtttgttgtattaaataagatgcattgcataatttctaaTTAATATCGAATACGGTGTATTATAATAGGAATAATACCGGTATTTGTTAATGCATGAGTACTACTGAATAGGGCGTATAACTAATACCTATTAATGGCTCGTTTGGTACGagggataaggataaataatcccgggattatatttgagatgagtttatcccacgtttggttgggataaaatcgcGGTATAACTAATCCtgggattgtagtgttattttatccctgtgGGAGGGTGGAGTAACTAATCCCAGGATAAGTTATGCTGGGATAGCTTGTTTCTACCCCTAAGTGTTACTCATCCTATGGGTGCATTGGGTATGGaggaaactgtttttttttttttttctagtttttGGTTGGGTATAATTTATTAAGCAGGTGACATATGGAAGAGGATAAGTGTGGGAAAAGTATCTTGGTGACATTTTTTTGGTACTAAAGATTGAAAACAGCATCTATTTTGTTGGTTGAAGCAGGTAATATGGAGTAAACGTTGGGATGTTTTGAAAGGAAATGACTTCTACCCATTTGTGAAGGAAAGCATTTTCTCCCTTTTGGCTAAAACACCAAATAGTGGGAAATAATagcattttgaaaaatattttcttgccATACAAACACGCTTATATGTCTGATGTagttctcttcatttttttgtaTTATAAAATTAAGCACATTTAGGTACCTTATATGGCAAATTGTAAGGAAGAATTTATCTGTTTTTAATACTTTGTTAACTGTGACAGGGAGACCTGTTGTAAGATTTCTTGGTTATTCACTTTATTCTACTGCTAATCAAGTTGGCAAAGTAAAACTAGCTCAGGACCTAGCTGGTTTGGTTCAAGAATCTTTGAACCTGGAGGAGAAAAATTCTCAAGTATCTAAGAAATTTGTGTCCACGGTTGAGAAGTCAATAAATGTTAAGGTCAGTGAGGATAAGAAAAACGGAGTGTCGTTGGCACAGAACTTAGCCAACTTGGTGGAAGAGTCTTATAATCTTGATGAGACTAAACCTTTGAGTCGGGTGGAACATAAAAGACTACTTGAACTACGCATAAAAAAAAGAGTTAAGGAACATCATGTAAATGGAAAGTTTCGGAACCTCATAAAGGAAGTGGTTGCCAATCCAAAAACACTCCGTGATGCTTTTGATTGTATTCGATTGAGTTCTAATGTTGATCTAGCGTCGGAAGATGGTGAGAATTTGCCTTTTGAAGCCATGGCTGAAGAGCTTTATTGTGGGTATTTTGATGTAAGTGCTAACACATATTCGATCTCAACAAGGGGCCGAAAGAAAGAAGTCCTCGTCTTTCCAAATGTTAAACTCAAAGTTGTTGAGGAAGCAATCAGAATAGTATTAGAAGTTGTCTATCGACCTCACTTTTCTAAGATATCACATGGCTGTCGCAGCGGAAGGAGCCATTTATCTGCTCTTAAGTACGTTCGCAAAGATATAGTTAATCCGAATTGGTGGTTCACTTTGCCAGTTTGCAAAAAGCTCGACAATCAAATCCTAGCTAAGCTCTTCTCAACTATGCAAGACAAGATAGATGATCCTTTCCTATATTCTATAATATGTAGTATGTCTAACACTGGGGTATTGAATTTAGAATTCGGGGGTTTTCCAAAAGGACATGGTCTCCCACAAGAAGGAACATTGTCTCCAATTTTAATGAACATATATCTTGATCTATTTGACCGTGAAATGTACAGGCTTTCAATGAGATACGAAGTTATTGATAAAGGTTCAAGCACTGAAGAAAGTGGGCCCCACTCTGTGCTACGCAGTTGGTTTAGGAAACAGATATCTGGTAATGGTTCTCAAGAATGCCATGATGAAATTAGGGTACATTGTTGCCGCTTCATGGATGAGATCCTTATTGCCATCTCGGGTCCCAAAGAAGTGGCTGTTGCTATCAAGTCCGAAACTGAAAATTACTTTAAGAATTCTCTTCATTTAGAATTTGAAAATGAAACCGATGTTTTTCCATGCGATGGACCTACTGGAATTCGCTTTTTGGGTAGTGTAGTTAAAAGAAGCCTGAAAGAGAGTCCAGCTGTAAAGGCTGTTCACAAATTGAAGGAAAAGGTAAAATTATTTGCTTCACAGAAGGAGCACTCGTGGGACACCGGGACAGCAAGAATTGGCAAGAAATGGTTGGGTCATGGGCTGAAGAAGGTAAAAGAATCAGAGATTAAGCATCTCTCTGATGGTAGCTCCCTTTTAAGCCAAATTTCGTGTTTTAGAAAAGATGGGATGGAAACGGATCATTGGTACAAAGTCTTACTAAAAGTTTGGATGCAAAATAAAAATGTTAAATACGAAACTAATGAGGATGTTATCTTATCTAAGCATATTGTCGAACCAGCTCTGCCTCAAGATCTAAGAGATTCGTACTATGAGTTCCAGAAGCGTGTTCAGGAATATATAACTTCTGAGACAGCTTCGACTCTTGCACTGTTGCCAAACTCCAACTCCTCGTCATTAGTGACGCAGATCATAGCTCCAATCAGCATCATAAAGAAGCGACTTTTTCGATATGGATTGACAAATTCCGAAGGATATCCCCGGCCATGTCATCTGCTAGTCTTTTGGGATGACAATGAAATAGTTGACTGGTATGCAGGTTTAATCTGCCGATGGCTTAGATGGTACACTGAGTGTGACAACTTTAATGAGGTAAAACTCATTATTTGCAATCAAGTAAGGTTGTCTTGCATCAGAACTCTCGCAATGAAGTATAGGATATATGAGACTGAGATAGAGAAGAAGTTTGATTTTGAATTACGTAGAATTCCTGCAACTGAAGATATGGAGCTTGACATAATAACCAATGAAACAACAAATCCCGAAGGTGTTGAtaatgatgccttaatgtatgGAATAACATACAGTGGAATATGTTTATTCTCTTTAGCAAGAATGGTGAGTCAGTCACGTCCTTGTAATTGCTTCGTTATAGGATGCTCAGCTGCAGCTCCTCGTGTGTACACTCTTCACGTGATGGAAAGACAAAGATTCCCTGGTTGGAAGACTGGATTTTCTAGCTGTATCCATCCCAGTTTACGTAGAAGGCGACTTGGGTTGTGTAAACATCATCTGAAGGATGTACTTCTCGGTAACATTTCGCTTCAATCTATTAATTTCGGTGCTTGGAAAGGAGACAACCTCCCTTGATGTAAAGTGGCAAATTTTCTGTCGCGTGACTGCTCAATAGTTGGAGGAGTAGATGGATTGGAGAAGACAGAAAGACGGAGAAACCATGTAATCTTTTTGAAGTAATCCATCATTATTACGGGAGTCTTTAATGTTATATGACTTCAGAAATGTCCAAATCACGATCTTCAAATTTGGCTATGGCAAAGCATGCTAAAACCTCAAAGTTCCATGAAAGTTGTATGTTCTGATACTGAAAAACACAGTTCAAAGAAACTACTGTGAAGGTAAATTTAATTGTACCTACACCCTGAATGCTGAATGAAGTCTATATTCCTGCTATCAGTTTAGGCTGTCACATTATTTtcttgtatcttcacttttcagAACTACATTTTCTCGCaaacaaaaaaatatttctaAGTTATAATTAACTTTAATTCTTCGACAAAAGTTTTCTTATAACTACTAAAAAATTACTATATGTATCACAAAGTTACaattttatcaaaaaaattaTACAGACCCAAAATAGTTTAAAGAGCTGGGTTACCTCTAATTTTTCATCAAATTTCTATCTTTTCCCCGTAAAAAAGATTTACTATCTTGAAGTTTAATAACAATTAAATAGAACATCAAACATTTATTATGGGGaaatgaataatctttaagaatCCACTATCTAATTGAAATTGTTAAATTTGTGAGAAAAGTAAATGAAGAAATTGAAAAGAGTTATTATGTGTACTTAACAAAAAGTATTGATTTTGCTGAAGAAATTGCGAATGCTGGCAAGTCAGAAggaaaattaataaaatattaatttatTTTCTGGATAGGTATTCTATATTTGAACCCAATTATTGTTTAGTATTTCTCTTTCCAGTTGCTCTGGGACAATTAAGAGATTCTAAAGAAAAAATACTAAATCTCTAACTTCTGGTGGGGGCATGATGAGGATAGGAGGAAATGCATTTTGGAAAATGGGGGAACGTTTGTTTAGCAAAATCGAAAGGGGGTATAGAATTTAGTGTTAAAATATTTTAATCAAAGCTTTATCGGTGAAACTCGCTTGGCGAATTTTGGCTCAAGAAGAtt
The nucleotide sequence above comes from Lycium barbarum isolate Lr01 chromosome 3, ASM1917538v2, whole genome shotgun sequence. Encoded proteins:
- the LOC132629794 gene encoding nuclear intron maturase 4, mitochondrial, which encodes MVVHKCTSLVHFLASNSSSIGRPVVRFLGYSLYSTANQVGKVKLAQDLAGLVQESLNLEEKNSQVSKKFVSTVEKSINVKVSEDKKNGVSLAQNLANLVEESYNLDETKPLSRVEHKRLLELRIKKRVKEHHVNGKFRNLIKEVVANPKTLRDAFDCIRLSSNVDLASEDGENLPFEAMAEELYCGYFDVSANTYSISTRGRKKEVLVFPNVKLKVVEEAIRIVLEVVYRPHFSKISHGCRSGRSHLSALKYVRKDIVNPNWWFTLPVCKKLDNQILAKLFSTMQDKIDDPFLYSIICSMSNTGVLNLEFGGFPKGHGLPQEGTLSPILMNIYLDLFDREMYRLSMRYEVIDKGSSTEESGPHSVLRSWFRKQISGNGSQECHDEIRVHCCRFMDEILIAISGPKEVAVAIKSETENYFKNSLHLEFENETDVFPCDGPTGIRFLGSVVKRSLKESPAVKAVHKLKEKVKLFASQKEHSWDTGTARIGKKWLGHGLKKVKESEIKHLSDGSSLLSQISCFRKDGMETDHWYKVLLKVWMQNKNVKYETNEDVILSKHIVEPALPQDLRDSYYEFQKRVQEYITSETASTLALLPNSNSSSLVTQIIAPISIIKKRLFRYGLTNSEGYPRPCHLLVFWDDNEIVDWYAGLICRWLRWYTECDNFNEVKLIICNQVRLSCIRTLAMKYRIYETEIEKKFDFELRRIPATEDMELDIITNETTNPEGVDNDALMYGITYSGICLFSLARMVSQSRPCNCFVIGCSAAAPRVYTLHVMERQRFPGWKTGFSSCIHPSLRRRRLGLCKHHLKDVLLGNISLQSINFGAWKGDNLP